A genomic region of Gossypium hirsutum isolate 1008001.06 chromosome D01, Gossypium_hirsutum_v2.1, whole genome shotgun sequence contains the following coding sequences:
- the LOC121213735 gene encoding kinesin-like protein KIN-14Q isoform X3: protein MEDSNNFHHLRTDPLLLTDVSWQQNTSFYTDAAMASPSENPSLSDLVSSPKQDSADVVDPRQSQSPNVISTPIREFDGRSMLGFSLTSPDLVICAGSPDIPSKAYGDSPEFLEKHRCSIEVSLENGIEGSDNSKAKQKSPTVKFSTVCETFHKELSPESSFELLPLRETADYSQHKHEDYPAISINAGCLNGAVELDGVIYSNDDCFVGGDVIIADRIVGDGGGNSLYNTARLGDFSYNFLTLECGFYAIDLHFAEIVFTTGPPGIRVFDVFVQEEKVVTSLDIYGQVGANKPLVISNIRTFVDSGGGLLIRFEGLMGSPIVCGITVRKDSLESFKEAGSEEIMGMDKVGGHESPRDISDCEIEVKYQILQMDYERQKKELAEMRSALEGLKRENKLKTKECQEACKSLQELQNELMRKSMHVGSLAFAIEGQVKEKSRWFSSLRDMTRKLKIMKMERIKLSEEVSHYKNCIMDINDFGTKIQSRINQQADLHEDLKTKYLKGAKERKELYNKVLELKGNIRVFCRCRPLNSEEIAAGASLAIDFESAKDGELTVISNGAPKKTFRFDAVFGPHAEQADVFQDTAPFATSVLDGYNVCIFAYGQTGTGKTFTMEGTKEARGVNFRTLEELFRVINERQKLYRYEISVSALEVYNEQIRDLLVSGSQQSTMAKRLEIRQVGEGMHHVPGLVEAHVNNMNEVWEVLQTGSNARAVGSTNANEHSSRSHCIHCVMVKGENLLNGECTKSKLWLVDLAGSERVAKTDVLGERLKETQNINRSLSALGDVISALATKSSHIPFRNSKLTHLLQDSLGGDSKALMFVQISPNENDLGETLCSLNFASRVRGIELGPAKKQMDTSELLRWKQMQDMKIKDLQIRKMEETIHGLDLKMKDKDLKNKNLQEKVKELESQLLIERKLARQHVDTRIAEQQQKQQNEDVRPPLATRLLGTNKSSNEVKNGTLMKEQVNLTRPLTENSFRPSMPLSVTDGSFKHIDPVEKENNPEVAEQLRLPTRTGRASMCPTIRRMPASSAPRRNSLIPLPSTPSSAQLAPPFHPLPSQPDIIEEVDEFIPEQTVCNSPKGTKSGGKKLSSILRRSLQKKVQLKSPMQQHLRRGLNVGMERVRVSIGSRGRMASRVLVGNGRKGGKEIQQKQNQKEKERAWNIGRTAI, encoded by the exons ATGGAAGATTCCaacaattttcatcatcttcggACTGACCCTCTTCTTCTTACCGACGTTTCTTGGCAACAAAACACCTCTTTTT ATACTGATGCAGCTATGGCATCTCCCTCAGAGAACCCTTCATTGTCTGATTTAGTTTCTTCTCCTAAACAAGATTCTG ctGATGTAGTTGATCCTCGGCAATCCCAGAGCCCAAATGTAATTAGTACGCCTATTAGAGAATTTGATG GCCGATCTATGCTGGGATTTTCTCTAACGTCACCAGACCTTGTTATATGCGCTGGATCACCTGATATTCCGTCAAAAGCCTATGGAGATTCCCCTGAATTCTTGGAGAAACATAGGTGTTCAATTGAGGTTTCTTTAGAGAATGGCATTGAGGGATCTGATAATAGTAAAGCTAAGCAGAAATCCCCCACTGTAAAGTTCTCCACAGTGTGCGAAACATTCCACAAAGAACTGTCCCCCGAATCTTCCTTTGAGCTACTGCCATTAAGAGAAACTGCAGACTATTCACAACATAAGCATGAAGACTATCCTGCTATAAGCATTAATGCGGGGTGTTTAAATGGAGCAGTGGAGTTGGATGGTGTAATTTATTCAAACGACGATTGCTTTGTGGGTGGTGATGTTATAATTGCTGATAGAATTGTTGGAGATGGAGGGGGAAATTCATTATACAACACAGCTCGACTCGGTGACTTCTCATACAACTTTTTGACATTAGAGTGTGGCTTTTATGCTATTGATCTGCATTTTGCAGAAATAGTTTTCACTACTGGTCCTCCTGGAATTAGAGTATTTGATGTGTTTGTACAAGAAGAGAAG GTTGTGACCAGTCTAGACATATATGGCCAGGTAGGCGCAAATAAGCCTCTGGTTATTTCTAACATTAGAACTTTCGTTGATAGCGGTGGGGGCTTGCTCATTAGATTTGAAGGTTTAATGGGGAGTCCAATTGTATGTGGCATCACTGTAAGGAAAGATTCCCTTGAAA GTTTTAAGGAAGCTGGATCAGAGGAAATCATGGGAATGGACAAGGTGGGAGGTCATGAGTCACCAAGA GATATTAGTGACTGTGAGATAGAAGTGAAATATCAAATTCTTCAAATGGACTATGAGCGACAAAAGAAGGAATTAGCGGAGATGAGGAGTGCCTTGGAGGGGCTTAAGAGGGAGAACAAACTCAAGACTAAAGAGTGTCAAGAAGCTTGCAAGTCTTTACAGGAACTCCAAAATGAGCTTATGCGCAAATCAATGCATGTTGGTTCATTGG CCTTTGCGATTGAGGGACAAGTGAAGGAGAAGAGCAGATGGTTCTCATCATTGAGGGACATGACAAGAAAATTAAAG ATAATGAAAATGGAACGCATCAAACTCTCAGAGGAGGTATCACATTATAAGAATTGTATCATGGATATCAATGATTTTGGGACTAAAATTCAGTCAAGAA TAAACCAGCAAGCAGATTTGCATGAAGATCTCAAGACTAAATATCTCAAAGGGGCCAAAGAAAGGAAAGAACTGTACAACAAGGTTCTAGAACTGAAAG GGAACATAAGAGTCTTTTGTCGGTGTAGGCCCCTAAATTCTGAAGAAATAGCAGCGGGAGCTTCACTGGCTATTGACTTCGAATCTGCGAAAGATGGTGAACTCACTGTGATATCAAATGGTGCTCCCAAGAAAACCTTTAGGTTTGATGCTGTTTTTGGCCCTCACGCTGAGCAAG CTGATGTTTTTCAAGACACAGCTCCATTTGCTACCTCAGTTCTAGATGGCTACAATGTCTGCATTTTCGCTTATGGCCAGACAGGGACTGGAAAAACTTTTACAATGGAAGGTACAAAAGAAGCCCGTGGAGTTAATTTTAGGACTCTAGAGGAATTGTTTCGCGTAATCAATGAGCGACAGAAGTTATATCGATATGAGATATCTGTCAGTGCATTAGAAGTCTACAATGAACAGATTAGAGACTTACTGGTGTCAGGCTCGCAGCAAAGCACAATGGCAAAAAG ACTTGAAATAAGGCAGGTGGGTGAAGGAATGCATCATGTACCAGGGCTAGTCGAGGCTCATGTAAACAACATGAATGAGGTGTGGGAAGTTCTACAGACTGGCAGTAACGCAAGGGCTGTTGGCTCAACCAATGCTAATGAGCATAGCAGCAGATCCCACTG TATACATTGTGTGATGGTTAAGGGAGAGAATTTGTTGAATGGGGAATGCACTAAAAGCAAGTTATGGTTGGTAGACCTAGCAGGAAGCGAACGAGTAGCAAAAACCGACGTGCTCGGAGAAAGACTCAAGGAAACTCAAAATATCAACAGATCTTTGTCTGCACTTGGTGATGTCATATCTGCTCTTGCTACCAAAAGCTCCCATATTCCTTTCAG GAATTCAAAGCTTACGCATTTGCTTCAAGACTCTTTAG GAGGAGATTCTAAAGCTCTCATGTTTGTACAAATCAGTCCAAATGAGAATGACCTTGGTGAGACCCTATGCTCTCTGAACTTTGCAAGCAGAGTTAGAGGGATAGAGTTGGGTCCGGCGAAGAAGCAAATGGACACCTCGGAACTTCTGAGATGGAAACAGATG CAAGACATGAAGATCAAAGATCTGCAAATCAGGAAGATGGAGGAAACAATTCATGGATTAGACTTGAAGATGAAGGATAAAGACCTAAAAAACAAGAACCTGCAAGAAAAG GTGAAAGAACTGGAGTCACAGCTACTCATTGAGAGGAAGCTGGCACGTCAGCATGTCGATACAAGGATTGCTGAACAGCAGCAGAAACAGCAGAACGAGGATGTTAGACCACCTCTGGCAACACGACTTTTGGGTACTAACAAGAGTTCAAATGAAGTTAAAAATGGTACATTGATGAAAGAGCAAGTAAACCTTACTCGTCCACTTACGGAGAATAGCTTCAGGCCTTCTATGCCTCTTTCTGTAACAGATGGCTCCTTCAAGCACATTGATCCagtagaaaaagaaaacaatccCGAGGTTGCTGAACAACTGCGACTCCCCACGAGAACAGGAAGAGCCTCAATGTGCCCGACAATACGTAGAATGCCAGCATCCTCAGCTCCAAGGCGCAACTCATTAATACCATTGCCAAGCACGCCTAGCTCAGCACAGCTTGCACCACCATTTCACCCATTGCCATCACAACCGGATATAATAGAAGAGGTAGACGAGTTCATACCGGAACAAACAGTATGCAACAGTCCTAAAGGAACGAAAAGTGGGGGTAAGAAGCTGAGCAGCATATTGAGACGAAGCCTACAAAAGAAAGTTCAACTAAAGTCACCAATGCAGCAACATTTGAGAAGAGGTCTAAATGTGGGGATGGAGAGGGTTAGAGTTTCGATCGGAAGTCGAGGGCGGATGGCCAGTAGAGTACTGGTAGGCAATGGTAGAAAAGGAGGCAAGGAAATTCAGCAGAAACAAAACCAAAAGGAAAAGGAGAGAGCATGGAATATTGGGAGGACTGCAATCTAA
- the LOC121213735 gene encoding kinesin-like protein KIN-14Q isoform X1, whose amino-acid sequence MEDSNNFHHLRTDPLLLTDVSWQQNTSFYTDAAMASPSENPSLSDLVSSPKQDSADVVDPRQSQSPNVISTPIREFDGRSMLGFSLTSPDLVICAGSPDIPSKAYGDSPEFLEKHRCSIEVSLENGIEGSDNSKAKQKSPTVKFSTVCETFHKELSPESSFELLPLRETADYSQHKHEDYPAISINAGCLNGAVELDGVIYSNDDCFVGGDVIIADRIVGDGGGNSLYNTARLGDFSYNFLTLECGFYAIDLHFAEIVFTTGPPGIRVFDVFVQEEKVVTSLDIYGQVGANKPLVISNIRTFVDSGGGLLIRFEGLMGSPIVCGITVRKDSLESFKEAGSEEIMGMDKVGGHESPRDISDCEIEVKYQILQMDYERQKKELAEMRSALEGLKRENKLKTKECQEACKSLQELQNELMRKSMHVGSLAFAIEGQVKEKSRWFSSLRDMTRKLKIMKMERIKLSEEVSHYKNCIMDINDFGTKIQSRINQQADLHEDLKTKYLKGAKERKELYNKVLELKGNIRVFCRCRPLNSEEIAAGASLAIDFESAKDGELTVISNGAPKKTFRFDAVFGPHAEQADVFQDTAPFATSVLDGYNVCIFAYGQTGTGKTFTMEGTKEARGVNFRTLEELFRVINERQKLYRYEISVSALEVYNEQIRDLLVSGSQQSTMAKRLEIRQVGEGMHHVPGLVEAHVNNMNEVWEVLQTGSNARAVGSTNANEHSSRSHCIHCVMVKGENLLNGECTKSKLWLVDLAGSERVAKTDVLGERLKETQNINRSLSALGDVISALATKSSHIPFRNSKLTHLLQDSLGGDSKALMFVQISPNENDLGETLCSLNFASRVRGIELGPAKKQMDTSELLRWKQMVEKSKQDMKIKDLQIRKMEETIHGLDLKMKDKDLKNKNLQEKVKELESQLLIERKLARQHVDTRIAEQQQKQQNEDVRPPLATRLLGTNKSSNEVKNGTLMKEQVNLTRPLTENSFRPSMPLSVTDGSFKHIDPVEKENNPEVAEQLRLPTRTGRASMCPTIRRMPASSAPRRNSLIPLPSTPSSAQLAPPFHPLPSQPDIIEEVDEFIPEQTVCNSPKGTKSGGKKLSSILRRSLQKKVQLKSPMQQHLRRGLNVGMERVRVSIGSRGRMASRVLVGNGRKGGKEIQQKQNQKEKERAWNIGRTAI is encoded by the exons ATGGAAGATTCCaacaattttcatcatcttcggACTGACCCTCTTCTTCTTACCGACGTTTCTTGGCAACAAAACACCTCTTTTT ATACTGATGCAGCTATGGCATCTCCCTCAGAGAACCCTTCATTGTCTGATTTAGTTTCTTCTCCTAAACAAGATTCTG ctGATGTAGTTGATCCTCGGCAATCCCAGAGCCCAAATGTAATTAGTACGCCTATTAGAGAATTTGATG GCCGATCTATGCTGGGATTTTCTCTAACGTCACCAGACCTTGTTATATGCGCTGGATCACCTGATATTCCGTCAAAAGCCTATGGAGATTCCCCTGAATTCTTGGAGAAACATAGGTGTTCAATTGAGGTTTCTTTAGAGAATGGCATTGAGGGATCTGATAATAGTAAAGCTAAGCAGAAATCCCCCACTGTAAAGTTCTCCACAGTGTGCGAAACATTCCACAAAGAACTGTCCCCCGAATCTTCCTTTGAGCTACTGCCATTAAGAGAAACTGCAGACTATTCACAACATAAGCATGAAGACTATCCTGCTATAAGCATTAATGCGGGGTGTTTAAATGGAGCAGTGGAGTTGGATGGTGTAATTTATTCAAACGACGATTGCTTTGTGGGTGGTGATGTTATAATTGCTGATAGAATTGTTGGAGATGGAGGGGGAAATTCATTATACAACACAGCTCGACTCGGTGACTTCTCATACAACTTTTTGACATTAGAGTGTGGCTTTTATGCTATTGATCTGCATTTTGCAGAAATAGTTTTCACTACTGGTCCTCCTGGAATTAGAGTATTTGATGTGTTTGTACAAGAAGAGAAG GTTGTGACCAGTCTAGACATATATGGCCAGGTAGGCGCAAATAAGCCTCTGGTTATTTCTAACATTAGAACTTTCGTTGATAGCGGTGGGGGCTTGCTCATTAGATTTGAAGGTTTAATGGGGAGTCCAATTGTATGTGGCATCACTGTAAGGAAAGATTCCCTTGAAA GTTTTAAGGAAGCTGGATCAGAGGAAATCATGGGAATGGACAAGGTGGGAGGTCATGAGTCACCAAGA GATATTAGTGACTGTGAGATAGAAGTGAAATATCAAATTCTTCAAATGGACTATGAGCGACAAAAGAAGGAATTAGCGGAGATGAGGAGTGCCTTGGAGGGGCTTAAGAGGGAGAACAAACTCAAGACTAAAGAGTGTCAAGAAGCTTGCAAGTCTTTACAGGAACTCCAAAATGAGCTTATGCGCAAATCAATGCATGTTGGTTCATTGG CCTTTGCGATTGAGGGACAAGTGAAGGAGAAGAGCAGATGGTTCTCATCATTGAGGGACATGACAAGAAAATTAAAG ATAATGAAAATGGAACGCATCAAACTCTCAGAGGAGGTATCACATTATAAGAATTGTATCATGGATATCAATGATTTTGGGACTAAAATTCAGTCAAGAA TAAACCAGCAAGCAGATTTGCATGAAGATCTCAAGACTAAATATCTCAAAGGGGCCAAAGAAAGGAAAGAACTGTACAACAAGGTTCTAGAACTGAAAG GGAACATAAGAGTCTTTTGTCGGTGTAGGCCCCTAAATTCTGAAGAAATAGCAGCGGGAGCTTCACTGGCTATTGACTTCGAATCTGCGAAAGATGGTGAACTCACTGTGATATCAAATGGTGCTCCCAAGAAAACCTTTAGGTTTGATGCTGTTTTTGGCCCTCACGCTGAGCAAG CTGATGTTTTTCAAGACACAGCTCCATTTGCTACCTCAGTTCTAGATGGCTACAATGTCTGCATTTTCGCTTATGGCCAGACAGGGACTGGAAAAACTTTTACAATGGAAGGTACAAAAGAAGCCCGTGGAGTTAATTTTAGGACTCTAGAGGAATTGTTTCGCGTAATCAATGAGCGACAGAAGTTATATCGATATGAGATATCTGTCAGTGCATTAGAAGTCTACAATGAACAGATTAGAGACTTACTGGTGTCAGGCTCGCAGCAAAGCACAATGGCAAAAAG ACTTGAAATAAGGCAGGTGGGTGAAGGAATGCATCATGTACCAGGGCTAGTCGAGGCTCATGTAAACAACATGAATGAGGTGTGGGAAGTTCTACAGACTGGCAGTAACGCAAGGGCTGTTGGCTCAACCAATGCTAATGAGCATAGCAGCAGATCCCACTG TATACATTGTGTGATGGTTAAGGGAGAGAATTTGTTGAATGGGGAATGCACTAAAAGCAAGTTATGGTTGGTAGACCTAGCAGGAAGCGAACGAGTAGCAAAAACCGACGTGCTCGGAGAAAGACTCAAGGAAACTCAAAATATCAACAGATCTTTGTCTGCACTTGGTGATGTCATATCTGCTCTTGCTACCAAAAGCTCCCATATTCCTTTCAG GAATTCAAAGCTTACGCATTTGCTTCAAGACTCTTTAG GAGGAGATTCTAAAGCTCTCATGTTTGTACAAATCAGTCCAAATGAGAATGACCTTGGTGAGACCCTATGCTCTCTGAACTTTGCAAGCAGAGTTAGAGGGATAGAGTTGGGTCCGGCGAAGAAGCAAATGGACACCTCGGAACTTCTGAGATGGAAACAGATG GTTGAGAAATCAAAGCAAGACATGAAGATCAAAGATCTGCAAATCAGGAAGATGGAGGAAACAATTCATGGATTAGACTTGAAGATGAAGGATAAAGACCTAAAAAACAAGAACCTGCAAGAAAAG GTGAAAGAACTGGAGTCACAGCTACTCATTGAGAGGAAGCTGGCACGTCAGCATGTCGATACAAGGATTGCTGAACAGCAGCAGAAACAGCAGAACGAGGATGTTAGACCACCTCTGGCAACACGACTTTTGGGTACTAACAAGAGTTCAAATGAAGTTAAAAATGGTACATTGATGAAAGAGCAAGTAAACCTTACTCGTCCACTTACGGAGAATAGCTTCAGGCCTTCTATGCCTCTTTCTGTAACAGATGGCTCCTTCAAGCACATTGATCCagtagaaaaagaaaacaatccCGAGGTTGCTGAACAACTGCGACTCCCCACGAGAACAGGAAGAGCCTCAATGTGCCCGACAATACGTAGAATGCCAGCATCCTCAGCTCCAAGGCGCAACTCATTAATACCATTGCCAAGCACGCCTAGCTCAGCACAGCTTGCACCACCATTTCACCCATTGCCATCACAACCGGATATAATAGAAGAGGTAGACGAGTTCATACCGGAACAAACAGTATGCAACAGTCCTAAAGGAACGAAAAGTGGGGGTAAGAAGCTGAGCAGCATATTGAGACGAAGCCTACAAAAGAAAGTTCAACTAAAGTCACCAATGCAGCAACATTTGAGAAGAGGTCTAAATGTGGGGATGGAGAGGGTTAGAGTTTCGATCGGAAGTCGAGGGCGGATGGCCAGTAGAGTACTGGTAGGCAATGGTAGAAAAGGAGGCAAGGAAATTCAGCAGAAACAAAACCAAAAGGAAAAGGAGAGAGCATGGAATATTGGGAGGACTGCAATCTAA
- the LOC121213735 gene encoding kinesin-like protein KIN-14Q isoform X2, whose translation MEDSNNFHHLRTDPLLLTDVSWQQNTSFYTDAAMASPSENPSLSDLVSSPKQDSADVVDPRQSQSPNVISTPIREFDGRSMLGFSLTSPDLVICAGSPDIPSKAYGDSPEFLEKHRCSIEVSLENGIEGSDNSKAKQKSPTVKFSTVCETFHKELSPESSFELLPLRETADYSQHKHEDYPAISINAGCLNGAVELDGVIYSNDDCFVGGDVIIADRIVGDGGGNSLYNTARLGDFSYNFLTLECGFYAIDLHFAEIVFTTGPPGIRVFDVFVQEEKVVTSLDIYGQVGANKPLVISNIRTFVDSGGGLLIRFEGLMGSPIVCGITVRKDSLESFKEAGSEEIMGMDKVGGHESPRDISDCEIEVKYQILQMDYERQKKELAEMRSALEGLKRENKLKTKECQEACKSLQELQNELMRKSMHVGSLAFAIEGQVKEKSRWFSSLRDMTRKLKIMKMERIKLSEEVSHYKNCIMDINDFGTKIQSRINQQADLHEDLKTKYLKGAKERKELYNKVLELKGNIRVFCRCRPLNSEEIAAGASLAIDFESAKDGELTVISNGAPKKTFRFDAVFGPHAEQADVFQDTAPFATSVLDGYNVCIFAYGQTGTGKTFTMEGTKEARGVNFRTLEELFRVINERQKLYRYEISVSALEVYNEQIRDLLVSGSQQSTMAKRLEIRQVGEGMHHVPGLVEAHVNNMNEVWEVLQTGSNARAVGSTNANEHSSRSHCIHCVMVKGENLLNGECTKSKLWLVDLAGSERVAKTDVLGERLKETQNINRSLSALGDVISALATKSSHIPFRNSKLTHLLQDSLGGDSKALMFVQISPNENDLGETLCSLNFASRVRGIELGPAKKQMDTSELLRWKQMKSKQDMKIKDLQIRKMEETIHGLDLKMKDKDLKNKNLQEKVKELESQLLIERKLARQHVDTRIAEQQQKQQNEDVRPPLATRLLGTNKSSNEVKNGTLMKEQVNLTRPLTENSFRPSMPLSVTDGSFKHIDPVEKENNPEVAEQLRLPTRTGRASMCPTIRRMPASSAPRRNSLIPLPSTPSSAQLAPPFHPLPSQPDIIEEVDEFIPEQTVCNSPKGTKSGGKKLSSILRRSLQKKVQLKSPMQQHLRRGLNVGMERVRVSIGSRGRMASRVLVGNGRKGGKEIQQKQNQKEKERAWNIGRTAI comes from the exons ATGGAAGATTCCaacaattttcatcatcttcggACTGACCCTCTTCTTCTTACCGACGTTTCTTGGCAACAAAACACCTCTTTTT ATACTGATGCAGCTATGGCATCTCCCTCAGAGAACCCTTCATTGTCTGATTTAGTTTCTTCTCCTAAACAAGATTCTG ctGATGTAGTTGATCCTCGGCAATCCCAGAGCCCAAATGTAATTAGTACGCCTATTAGAGAATTTGATG GCCGATCTATGCTGGGATTTTCTCTAACGTCACCAGACCTTGTTATATGCGCTGGATCACCTGATATTCCGTCAAAAGCCTATGGAGATTCCCCTGAATTCTTGGAGAAACATAGGTGTTCAATTGAGGTTTCTTTAGAGAATGGCATTGAGGGATCTGATAATAGTAAAGCTAAGCAGAAATCCCCCACTGTAAAGTTCTCCACAGTGTGCGAAACATTCCACAAAGAACTGTCCCCCGAATCTTCCTTTGAGCTACTGCCATTAAGAGAAACTGCAGACTATTCACAACATAAGCATGAAGACTATCCTGCTATAAGCATTAATGCGGGGTGTTTAAATGGAGCAGTGGAGTTGGATGGTGTAATTTATTCAAACGACGATTGCTTTGTGGGTGGTGATGTTATAATTGCTGATAGAATTGTTGGAGATGGAGGGGGAAATTCATTATACAACACAGCTCGACTCGGTGACTTCTCATACAACTTTTTGACATTAGAGTGTGGCTTTTATGCTATTGATCTGCATTTTGCAGAAATAGTTTTCACTACTGGTCCTCCTGGAATTAGAGTATTTGATGTGTTTGTACAAGAAGAGAAG GTTGTGACCAGTCTAGACATATATGGCCAGGTAGGCGCAAATAAGCCTCTGGTTATTTCTAACATTAGAACTTTCGTTGATAGCGGTGGGGGCTTGCTCATTAGATTTGAAGGTTTAATGGGGAGTCCAATTGTATGTGGCATCACTGTAAGGAAAGATTCCCTTGAAA GTTTTAAGGAAGCTGGATCAGAGGAAATCATGGGAATGGACAAGGTGGGAGGTCATGAGTCACCAAGA GATATTAGTGACTGTGAGATAGAAGTGAAATATCAAATTCTTCAAATGGACTATGAGCGACAAAAGAAGGAATTAGCGGAGATGAGGAGTGCCTTGGAGGGGCTTAAGAGGGAGAACAAACTCAAGACTAAAGAGTGTCAAGAAGCTTGCAAGTCTTTACAGGAACTCCAAAATGAGCTTATGCGCAAATCAATGCATGTTGGTTCATTGG CCTTTGCGATTGAGGGACAAGTGAAGGAGAAGAGCAGATGGTTCTCATCATTGAGGGACATGACAAGAAAATTAAAG ATAATGAAAATGGAACGCATCAAACTCTCAGAGGAGGTATCACATTATAAGAATTGTATCATGGATATCAATGATTTTGGGACTAAAATTCAGTCAAGAA TAAACCAGCAAGCAGATTTGCATGAAGATCTCAAGACTAAATATCTCAAAGGGGCCAAAGAAAGGAAAGAACTGTACAACAAGGTTCTAGAACTGAAAG GGAACATAAGAGTCTTTTGTCGGTGTAGGCCCCTAAATTCTGAAGAAATAGCAGCGGGAGCTTCACTGGCTATTGACTTCGAATCTGCGAAAGATGGTGAACTCACTGTGATATCAAATGGTGCTCCCAAGAAAACCTTTAGGTTTGATGCTGTTTTTGGCCCTCACGCTGAGCAAG CTGATGTTTTTCAAGACACAGCTCCATTTGCTACCTCAGTTCTAGATGGCTACAATGTCTGCATTTTCGCTTATGGCCAGACAGGGACTGGAAAAACTTTTACAATGGAAGGTACAAAAGAAGCCCGTGGAGTTAATTTTAGGACTCTAGAGGAATTGTTTCGCGTAATCAATGAGCGACAGAAGTTATATCGATATGAGATATCTGTCAGTGCATTAGAAGTCTACAATGAACAGATTAGAGACTTACTGGTGTCAGGCTCGCAGCAAAGCACAATGGCAAAAAG ACTTGAAATAAGGCAGGTGGGTGAAGGAATGCATCATGTACCAGGGCTAGTCGAGGCTCATGTAAACAACATGAATGAGGTGTGGGAAGTTCTACAGACTGGCAGTAACGCAAGGGCTGTTGGCTCAACCAATGCTAATGAGCATAGCAGCAGATCCCACTG TATACATTGTGTGATGGTTAAGGGAGAGAATTTGTTGAATGGGGAATGCACTAAAAGCAAGTTATGGTTGGTAGACCTAGCAGGAAGCGAACGAGTAGCAAAAACCGACGTGCTCGGAGAAAGACTCAAGGAAACTCAAAATATCAACAGATCTTTGTCTGCACTTGGTGATGTCATATCTGCTCTTGCTACCAAAAGCTCCCATATTCCTTTCAG GAATTCAAAGCTTACGCATTTGCTTCAAGACTCTTTAG GAGGAGATTCTAAAGCTCTCATGTTTGTACAAATCAGTCCAAATGAGAATGACCTTGGTGAGACCCTATGCTCTCTGAACTTTGCAAGCAGAGTTAGAGGGATAGAGTTGGGTCCGGCGAAGAAGCAAATGGACACCTCGGAACTTCTGAGATGGAAACAGATG AAATCAAAGCAAGACATGAAGATCAAAGATCTGCAAATCAGGAAGATGGAGGAAACAATTCATGGATTAGACTTGAAGATGAAGGATAAAGACCTAAAAAACAAGAACCTGCAAGAAAAG GTGAAAGAACTGGAGTCACAGCTACTCATTGAGAGGAAGCTGGCACGTCAGCATGTCGATACAAGGATTGCTGAACAGCAGCAGAAACAGCAGAACGAGGATGTTAGACCACCTCTGGCAACACGACTTTTGGGTACTAACAAGAGTTCAAATGAAGTTAAAAATGGTACATTGATGAAAGAGCAAGTAAACCTTACTCGTCCACTTACGGAGAATAGCTTCAGGCCTTCTATGCCTCTTTCTGTAACAGATGGCTCCTTCAAGCACATTGATCCagtagaaaaagaaaacaatccCGAGGTTGCTGAACAACTGCGACTCCCCACGAGAACAGGAAGAGCCTCAATGTGCCCGACAATACGTAGAATGCCAGCATCCTCAGCTCCAAGGCGCAACTCATTAATACCATTGCCAAGCACGCCTAGCTCAGCACAGCTTGCACCACCATTTCACCCATTGCCATCACAACCGGATATAATAGAAGAGGTAGACGAGTTCATACCGGAACAAACAGTATGCAACAGTCCTAAAGGAACGAAAAGTGGGGGTAAGAAGCTGAGCAGCATATTGAGACGAAGCCTACAAAAGAAAGTTCAACTAAAGTCACCAATGCAGCAACATTTGAGAAGAGGTCTAAATGTGGGGATGGAGAGGGTTAGAGTTTCGATCGGAAGTCGAGGGCGGATGGCCAGTAGAGTACTGGTAGGCAATGGTAGAAAAGGAGGCAAGGAAATTCAGCAGAAACAAAACCAAAAGGAAAAGGAGAGAGCATGGAATATTGGGAGGACTGCAATCTAA